The Candidatus Tanganyikabacteria bacterium DNA window CTGCAGTGAGGAGAAACGACGTGTCCGACCTGGCGCGGCAGGCGATCTCTCGACTGGCGGTCGTGGCCCTGGCCATCGCCCTCGCGGGCTGTCCGGCCTTCCTGGCGCGGCCGCAATTGCGAGCCGCCGGCGGGGCCGATGTGGCCGCATCGGCCGGGCGGTCCGGGCCGGTGGGTGCGGTCGCCGCCGACACGGCGGTGCGAGGGCGCGTCGACTGGGCCGGCGCCCGGCAGGTGCAATCGACGCCGGCCGACGTGACGGGCGGCGCCACGGTGTCGTTCATCGAGACGTCGTCGAACACGACCATCACCACCGGCAAGACCGACTCGGCCGGCAACTTCACGCTCGTGATGACCGGCTTCAGCCCGGTCACCAACGCGACGTACATCCTCGAGGCCGTCAAGGGCCTCAAGAACCAGCTTCCCGGCGTGGCGGCCGCCCGCTTCCGCACCATCTTGAAGTGGAACGGGGTGGGCTGGCTGTCGGTCACCAACGCGGCGGTCGGAGGCAGCATCGTGCTCAACGCCCTCACCACGGCGGTGGCCATCGAGTCGGCCCTCGATCCCGCCAACGTCGGACCCGGCAACACGGTCAACAAGGTCAACCTGGGGACCAACCCGCCGACCCTCAACGCCGTCCCGGGGCCGTACAACGGCCATCCCGACAGCGAGATCGCCAACCTGGCCAACGACCTGCTCAACTACCTCTCGGTCGAGGAGGATCCGGTAGGCAGCATCCCGTCCGTCCTGCCCGGCATCACGTCGGTGCAGCCGACGTCGGCTCCGCCCAACGCCCTGGTAGCCATCACGGGCACCGGCTACAGCCTCATGGGCACCCGTGTCTACTTCAACGGCACCCAGGCGCAGATCGTGATGGCGACCCCCACTCAGCTCGTCGTCGTGGTGCCGTCGGCGGCGACGACCGGCACGATCCAGGTCGTCACGCCGCGCGGATCGGCGACGTCCACCCAGTTCGAAGTGCTCCAGGCAGACAATACCAGCCTGTCGATCGCCAACCTGGTGCCCGACACCGGCCGCATCGACTCTTCGATGGTGATCCAGGGCAACTTCCGGGCCGACGCCACGCCCTCGGTCCTCTTCAAGGGCACCAAGGCCCCCGTCGAGGCGACCGTGACCGACTGGGCCACCGACTCGCTGACCGTCACGGTGCCTCTGGGGGCCGTGGAGGGGCCCGTCTCGGTCCGCAGCGGCCCGACCATCGTCGAGTCGCTCGACTCGTTTCACCTCCTGCCGGGCGACATCAACACGATGGTCACGCTGACCAACCTGACGTCGACGTCGGAGGGCGCCCTGTACACCCTTCCCGATGCCATCCGGCAGCACCAGGGGGCCAAGTGGGGCAGCGCCTACTTCCTGGTCGGCGGCCTCAACGGCACCGCGGCGGCCAACGCCCAGAACGTCGTGCGCATGTTCCCGATCAATGCCGACGGTACCCTGGGGGCGATCCGGACCGTCGGCCGCCTCAACACGGCCCGCTACCGCCACCAGGTCGTGGCGGTAGCCGGACGCCTCTTCGTCATCGGCGGGACGAACGCCTCCGGCGTGGCGCTCAGCGACATCGAAGTCGCCACCATCAATGCCGACGGCTCGCTGTCGGATTTTGCCGCCGCAAACATGGCGTTGCCGGCCACGCGGACCGGTTCGGGAGCGGTTGGCTACACCAACGCGACCGGGCAGAACTTCATCTACATTCTGGGCGGTTTGCGGGCGGGCGCGCTCGACAAGACCTACGACAAGATCGTCCTCGGCGCGGCCGGGGCCATCTCTGCCATCACGAACAACGCCCTCACGATGACCAACCTCACCACCGGCTTCGCCGACTTCGGCATCGACATCGTCGGGTCGAGCATCATCATCGCGGGCGGCAAGTGGAACACGACGACCGACAACCAGGGCAACTGCTGCGTGGCGACGCCGTATACCGGCGTCTTCCCGATCGACGCGACCAACAACATCACGGCGGGTACCCTCGGCGCCAACGTGGGCACCGCCACGATGAACTACACGCAATTGACCGTCGTCAACGGCTACGCCTACGTGGCCGGCGGCTACGGCGCCGTCTGGAACGGCGCAAGCTACGTGGCCACCTACTACGCCAACGTCTGGCGATCGCAGCTCACCGCGGGGACCAACGTCCCGGGCGCCTGGACGGCGCTGAATCCGCTGATCTATGCCGCGCCCTTCAGCAACCTCTTCGACTCGGGCGGCCGGCTGTACATGTTCGGCGGCTACAACGCCAGCGGCGTAATGGGCGTCGTGCAGACCGCGGCGTTCACGTCCTCCAACACCCTCGACGTGTGGTCGATCTTCGGCTCCAACACCTACGCCCGGGTGGGCCACGCCCAGGCCATGCTCGGAAACAAGGCCTGGACCTTCGGCGGCTATGGCGCCTACACCGGCGGCACCAGTGCGGTGCAGAAGACCACCGAGTACTTCGTCGTGCGCGACGACGGCACGGTCTCGCCCTCCAAGGTGGGCTCGGCACTCAGGCAGGTACGCTACGGAGCCGTGGCGGTCGTGGCCAAAGGGTACGTCTACGTCATCGGCGGGGACTCGGGCATAGCCGCGACGCCCGTCGCGACCATCTGGCCCACGATGGAGCGGGCCAAGATCAACGCGGACGGCACGCTGGGCAGCTTCACCGAACTGACGCGCAATCCGCTTTCGATCCCGAGGCGCTTCGCGGCTGCCACGTTCTTCAACGGCTACATTTACGTCTTCGGCGGGGAGATCAACGGGGGCGCGAGCACGTACACGGTCAAGACGGCCTCGATCGAGCGCTTCAAGGTCAACGACGACGGGACGGTCGGGATGTCCGAACTGCTGGGCTCGGTCGCCCTGCCCGAGCGGCGGAGCCACATGCAGGCGATCGCGGTCGGCGAGTTCATCTACCTCATCGGCGGGGCAGTCGGGGGCGATACGGTCGCGCCGACCGCCAACAACAACGTGCTCGCGGCCCGCATCGAACCGGGCGGCATCATCGGCTCGTACAACCGCATTCTCCCGCTGCGTACCGCGGTCTGGGGCGCTTCGTGCGCCCGGATCGGCTCGTACCTGTATGCCTTCGGCGGCTTCACCGGCGCGGCGGCCACGACGGCCGTCCAGCGGGCATTCATCCAGCCCGACGGCAGCCTGACGGCCAACGGGACCACGCTCTGGGACCTGACCGCCCAGGACTCGAAGATTCCGGTGCTCTCGGCGGCCCTCGGGTTCTACACGGGCAGCCCCCACATCTACAAGAACTGGATGCTCTTCCTGTCGGGTGGGTCCGCGGCAACGACGCCGGTGGACACGATCCTGGAAGCCTATATCCTGTAATGCGTGTCCAGCCTGTTCCACGGCGATACGGGGGCGTTCTACGACGAGATGTTCGAGCGGCCGGGCGAGCCCCGGCCGCACTACCGGCACCTCTTCGAGGTCCTC harbors:
- a CDS encoding IPT/TIG domain-containing protein is translated as MSDLARQAISRLAVVALAIALAGCPAFLARPQLRAAGGADVAASAGRSGPVGAVAADTAVRGRVDWAGARQVQSTPADVTGGATVSFIETSSNTTITTGKTDSAGNFTLVMTGFSPVTNATYILEAVKGLKNQLPGVAAARFRTILKWNGVGWLSVTNAAVGGSIVLNALTTAVAIESALDPANVGPGNTVNKVNLGTNPPTLNAVPGPYNGHPDSEIANLANDLLNYLSVEEDPVGSIPSVLPGITSVQPTSAPPNALVAITGTGYSLMGTRVYFNGTQAQIVMATPTQLVVVVPSAATTGTIQVVTPRGSATSTQFEVLQADNTSLSIANLVPDTGRIDSSMVIQGNFRADATPSVLFKGTKAPVEATVTDWATDSLTVTVPLGAVEGPVSVRSGPTIVESLDSFHLLPGDINTMVTLTNLTSTSEGALYTLPDAIRQHQGAKWGSAYFLVGGLNGTAAANAQNVVRMFPINADGTLGAIRTVGRLNTARYRHQVVAVAGRLFVIGGTNASGVALSDIEVATINADGSLSDFAAANMALPATRTGSGAVGYTNATGQNFIYILGGLRAGALDKTYDKIVLGAAGAISAITNNALTMTNLTTGFADFGIDIVGSSIIIAGGKWNTTTDNQGNCCVATPYTGVFPIDATNNITAGTLGANVGTATMNYTQLTVVNGYAYVAGGYGAVWNGASYVATYYANVWRSQLTAGTNVPGAWTALNPLIYAAPFSNLFDSGGRLYMFGGYNASGVMGVVQTAAFTSSNTLDVWSIFGSNTYARVGHAQAMLGNKAWTFGGYGAYTGGTSAVQKTTEYFVVRDDGTVSPSKVGSALRQVRYGAVAVVAKGYVYVIGGDSGIAATPVATIWPTMERAKINADGTLGSFTELTRNPLSIPRRFAAATFFNGYIYVFGGEINGGASTYTVKTASIERFKVNDDGTVGMSELLGSVALPERRSHMQAIAVGEFIYLIGGAVGGDTVAPTANNNVLAARIEPGGIIGSYNRILPLRTAVWGASCARIGSYLYAFGGFTGAAATTAVQRAFIQPDGSLTANGTTLWDLTAQDSKIPVLSAALGFYTGSPHIYKNWMLFLSGGSAATTPVDTILEAYIL